A stretch of DNA from Methanolinea mesophila:
GCCGTTCCCCTTGCGCTCATCGCAGGGATCCCTTACCTCGATGCGCTCTTCGAGGCGGTCTCCGGAATCACCACCACGGGGCTCTCGGTCGCCCAGGCGGACCCCGGCCAGGTCTTTCTCTTCACCCGTTCGTGGCTGCAGTGGGTAGGCGGGATAGGGATTGTACTCCTGGTACTCTCGGTGCTGGTCTCACCCGGCCTGACCGCACGCCGCCTCTTCTCTCCGGCCATCGGGGACCAGAACCTCATCTCCGGGGCGAAAACCACAGTTATGATCCTTTTCCGGATATATGCCGGAATTACTCTTGCAATATTCGCCCTGCTGCTTATTGCCGGGATGACACCGTTCGACGCGATATGTCAGTCTTTCACCACGGTGTCCACAGGGGGATTCTCCACCAGGCCCGATTCGATAGCAGGTTTTTCCGGTGCGTTCATCCCGGCGATCATCACCATCGGGTGTATCATGGGGGCGACAAACTTCAGCCTCTACTACAGGGTCACCCGGGAACGGGGTGCATTTTTTAAGAGCATCCAGGTCCGCTGGTTCTTTGGAATCGCTCTCATAGGGATCGTTCTGCTGCTGATAGCGATGCTGCCCGCCGCGGATCCCGCAACTGCCGGGTCGGTCGCCGTCTTCCAGGCGTTTTCGGCACTCACTACATCGGGGTTCTCCACCACGTCGATCGCGTTGCTCCCGGATGCGGCGAAGGCGGTCCTCGCGGTTCTCATGTGGATCGGGGGAGGGGTGGGGTCCACGGCGGGAGGGATAAAGGTCCTCAGGATTGCGGTCCTGGTGAGTATGGTCTACCTTGTGTTCCTCCGCTACTTCCTGCCCCGTGAGGCGGTCACCCCTTTCCGGGTCGGAGGTATCCAGGTTTCCGAGGAGGATATCTTCAGGATCGTCGCCTATTTCTTCCTTTATATCGTGGTCCTGGTGGCTTCTGCGCTGATCTTCCTGTTCTCCGGGTTTCCTGCGCTCGATTCGCTGTTCGAGGTGTCGAGTGCGCTCGGGACCGTCGGCCTTTCCACCGGGATAACCGGAGCGGGGCTTGCTACGGTGCTCAAGGTGACGCTGATCGCGGACATGCTGCTCGGGAGGATCGAGATACTGCCGCTTCTTATAGTGGTTATGCCGCGGACGTGGTGGAAAAGAGGAGCTTAAACCAGGCCATGGGGGGAATTGCCCCTGCGGGGGTGAATACACTGCCTTATGCCGGGAGACGGTGTGGAAAGCCGGGGCGCCGATTGGCGAAACCCGGGCCGGGCGAAAACTACAAAGTGCATGGGGACAGGAGAAGGGTGCGTACAGGGGAACGAACATGACGGAAAGAATGATCGTATCGCAGGGGGAGGTCACATGAGGGTCATCATCGTCGGCGGCGGGTCGCTCGGGCTCGATCTCTCCAGGATCCTGATCGAAGAAAGGCACCAGGTGGTCCTGATCGAGAAGGAGGAGGCCCGGGCGATCGAGCTCGCAGAGTGCCTGGACTGCTCGGTGATTCATGCCGAAGGGACCCGTCCGGACATACTGGAGAAGGCAGAGATCGGAAGTGCCGATGCCGTCGTGGCGGTCACCACCCACGACCAGGACAACATCATCATCGGACTGATCGCGAGGACCTTTGGGATACCGCAGATCATCATCCGGACCGACGACCAGGACTACCTGACGGTGGCGAACAAGCTCGGGTTCCACCGGGTGGTCAACCCGGCTCACACCACTTCGGTCATCATTGCGGACGCCCTCCGGGGGATCGACACCGTGGAGCTCTCCACCCTGGTCCGGGGCGAGGTGCGGTTCGTCGGAGTCATGGTGGGTGAGCCCCATGACGGAAAACATCTCGCGGACCTCCCCCTCCCGGGGAATACCGATTATGTGGGGATCTACCGGGGGGAAGACTTCATCTTCGCCCGGGAAAATCCCGTGCTCGCGGAAGGCGACGAAGTGCTCGTGGTAACGAAGGAGGAGAACCCGAGAGAACTGGACCGGCTTATCCGGGAAGGGATACCCCCGATGCCCCTGTAACCGTTCCCGTTTCCCTCGAAGAATAATCCCGGTTGCCATGGGAGCGGTTTCCTGTTCCCCAGGAAAATCCTCCTGGAAACCTTCTTTTCGATATCCTTATAATCCAGCACCACGTATCATTTAGAGCACATTACGCGCCGATAGTGTAGTGGTTATCACTAGGCGTTGCCAACGCCTAAACCCGGGTTCGAGTCCCGGTCGGCGCATCGCATCTCTGTTTTGCCACATCTTCATTCGCAAATATTCACTGCATTCTTCACCCGACACCATCCACAACAAATACGACCCCGTAATTTCAAAGCAGTACAAGATATGCAGCACCGGAGCGCGATGAAGTGAAAATGACACCGAGAGGCTGGTTCGCTCTCTCCATCCTGGTCAGCCTGACAGTCATCGTCATCGTGTTCGTGACGACCTTCAACGAGCAGACCCTCCGGTATATCCTCACCTTCAACGTCGTCTTCCTCTTCCTTGCCATCTCCTTCCGCCTTCTCGCCCTGGTCTTCTGGGGCCTGCGGATCCAGCTGATGTCCCGCTCGCTCGGGTACCGGGTGCCGCTCCCGCACTGCGTGAACATGGTCCTCGCAGGGCTGCTCGTGGGGACCATCACCCCCGGCTCGGCCGGCGGGGAGCCGCTTCGGGCCCACGAGCTCTACCGGTCCGGCGTCAAGCTCGGCGATGCTGCGGCGGTGGTGATCGTCGAACGCATCCTGGACGGGGTCGTGCTTACTCTCATGGGCGTCATCCTCATGGCGGTCATCACCGAATACGTCCTGGCGACCTTCGGCCCGGCCCTGCTGTTCCTCGTCGTCATCGCATGGATCGTGATGGCCATGTTCCTCGCCATTCCTCTTCTCACCATCAGGTACCCGGAATGGACCAAGAGGCAGCTCCGGAGACTGGTGAACTGGCTGGTGCCGAAACTGTCGTTCTGGCGCTCGGCGAAGAGGTTCGGGGAGATGGCCGACAAGGAGATCGACAACCTCTTTATCAGTGGCAGGCGGTTCATCGGGACCGCACGGATGGGCCTGTTCCAGGGCGGGGTCATGACTGCGCTCTTCTGGGTCACGGAGTTCGCGGTGGCCTCGTTCGTTCTCATGGGCCTCGGGTTCGGTCCGTTTCTGGTGCAATCGTTCTTCTTCCAGATCGTGATCGCAATCATCGGGATGCTGCCCCTCACCCCCGGATCTTCGGGGGTCACCGAGATCTCCACGTCCTCGCTCTATGCGTTGATCATCCCCACTGCCTCGATCGGGGTTTTCGTCCTCTTATGGCGTTTCGTCACCTTCTATCTCAATATCCTGCTCGGCTTTGCCGCCAGCCTGGCGATATTCCGCCGGGAGATCGAGAGCAGGGAGAGGGAGAAAGGGGCAGAGGTAACCGGCGACGAAACCGGAGGAGAGGAGTAACACCCGAAAATCCTGCAGATATGGCGTAAATGGGAAATTAATGCCGGAGGATACGGAAGAAACCTGGTGCAAACAGGCGTGCAGTAAGACGGGATCAACCGGCGGATATGAAGAATGCGAGAAATAAAGCGAAATCTTCAGGCTCCCATGAAAAAAGCCTGATTATTACCGGTTCTTGCCTTCCGTATTAAGATTGCCTGAAACACCTGCCAGGGATGAGAGGGCAAGCCGGAGTTTCCACAGTTTTTTGTTCTTCTGCGTCTGGCCCGGTGGGAACGGTTGTCCTGGCGCTCCCGGTGTATGGTATGCCCGCTTGGTGTAGGAAAACCTTCTTGAGATTCCTCCCTGGAGGACGATGACGTACCATTCGATTATCGTTTTCCAGAACCCGAACTGTTCGTACCTCCGGAAGTCGAACCCGACCTTCATCCCTGGGTCGAACCTGACCCTGCCCCGCCTTCGCATCCGGACAGAGACCTCGAGGTCGTCCCCTGCATCCATGATCCTGTACATTCCCGCACGCCTGAATGCATCCGACCGGAAGGCGGTATTGCACCCCAGGGTGTAGTAGAAAAGCCGTGTTTTCGACCCGACCTTCATGAGAGTATTGAAAAGCAGGACATAGCGCCGGTTTTTCCTGGTGTCCTGGATGGGAGTCACCGGTCCGAATGCACAGACCACACCGGGATCGCTGAATGTAGCGAGGATATGCTCAATCCAGTCGGGGGCGACCAGGCTGTCCGCGTCAGTGGTGGCGAGGATGTCGTACTTCGCCCGGAGGAACCCGTCGTTCCGTGCCCCCGGCACCCGTTCGGACTCCTGGATGAACACGATATCGGCGTACTCGGCCGCGATCTCCCTAGTATTGTCCTCCGAGTTCCCGTCGACGACGATCAGCTCGTACATATCCCGCGGGACGGTCTGGCGGGAGAGTGCCTGCATGCACCGCCGTATGGTCTCGCCTTCGTTGTATGCGGGGACTATAACGGATATCATAATGATCGCCTCCCCGGGGGAACCGGGAAATAAATTCCTTTTAGAGCTAAGGAAACTCAATATTTAAGAGATTTTCTAAAAAGATTTTTCAGGAGTTCCCGGGAGGGCACTTCCGTTTGCCCTGTCACGCGCGGGGATGAAGTCACGCTCCCCCTTTCTGTCCCTTCCTGAATATTTTTGAACCCCGGTCTTTTAATTCTATAGAAGATGCAGAAGGATCTCCCCCGTCCGTACCAGAGGCATTACCTCGCGGTTATCCTGTTATTCTCGCTGGTCTCGACGACCGGGCTTATGTTCTGGGACAGCGGCACGATGGAGATCTCCACGCTTACCGTGAACGGGACCCCCGGCAGGATCGTATTCCTCGCCGATCCCCACATAAGGCCGAACAACCTGGACCAGGCGAGGGGTGTGGTGGAACGGATCAACGCGCTGCATCCTTCGCTTGTGCTCATCGGAGGGGATTTCGTGTACAGGAGCGGGGACGACCTTTCCCTCCAGGAGGTCTGGTCGGAGATCGATGCGCCGGTTTACGCGGTGCTCGGGAAC
This window harbors:
- a CDS encoding TrkH family potassium uptake protein, with protein sequence MYELATPVNIRTVIRYAGQLLVVIGGILLVPAIFAVFLGMLHDALIFTLTAIATGAAGYLLFRFIPVRDLEWKEAMVVAALAFPLAGVVSAVPLALIAGIPYLDALFEAVSGITTTGLSVAQADPGQVFLFTRSWLQWVGGIGIVLLVLSVLVSPGLTARRLFSPAIGDQNLISGAKTTVMILFRIYAGITLAIFALLLIAGMTPFDAICQSFTTVSTGGFSTRPDSIAGFSGAFIPAIITIGCIMGATNFSLYYRVTRERGAFFKSIQVRWFFGIALIGIVLLLIAMLPAADPATAGSVAVFQAFSALTTSGFSTTSIALLPDAAKAVLAVLMWIGGGVGSTAGGIKVLRIAVLVSMVYLVFLRYFLPREAVTPFRVGGIQVSEEDIFRIVAYFFLYIVVLVASALIFLFSGFPALDSLFEVSSALGTVGLSTGITGAGLATVLKVTLIADMLLGRIEILPLLIVVMPRTWWKRGA
- a CDS encoding potassium channel family protein — protein: MRVIIVGGGSLGLDLSRILIEERHQVVLIEKEEARAIELAECLDCSVIHAEGTRPDILEKAEIGSADAVVAVTTHDQDNIIIGLIARTFGIPQIIIRTDDQDYLTVANKLGFHRVVNPAHTTSVIIADALRGIDTVELSTLVRGEVRFVGVMVGEPHDGKHLADLPLPGNTDYVGIYRGEDFIFARENPVLAEGDEVLVVTKEENPRELDRLIREGIPPMPL
- a CDS encoding lysylphosphatidylglycerol synthase transmembrane domain-containing protein, coding for MTPRGWFALSILVSLTVIVIVFVTTFNEQTLRYILTFNVVFLFLAISFRLLALVFWGLRIQLMSRSLGYRVPLPHCVNMVLAGLLVGTITPGSAGGEPLRAHELYRSGVKLGDAAAVVIVERILDGVVLTLMGVILMAVITEYVLATFGPALLFLVVIAWIVMAMFLAIPLLTIRYPEWTKRQLRRLVNWLVPKLSFWRSAKRFGEMADKEIDNLFISGRRFIGTARMGLFQGGVMTALFWVTEFAVASFVLMGLGFGPFLVQSFFFQIVIAIIGMLPLTPGSSGVTEISTSSLYALIIPTASIGVFVLLWRFVTFYLNILLGFAASLAIFRREIESREREKGAEVTGDETGGEE
- a CDS encoding glycosyltransferase, producing the protein MISVIVPAYNEGETIRRCMQALSRQTVPRDMYELIVVDGNSEDNTREIAAEYADIVFIQESERVPGARNDGFLRAKYDILATTDADSLVAPDWIEHILATFSDPGVVCAFGPVTPIQDTRKNRRYVLLFNTLMKVGSKTRLFYYTLGCNTAFRSDAFRRAGMYRIMDAGDDLEVSVRMRRRGRVRFDPGMKVGFDFRRYEQFGFWKTIIEWYVIVLQGGISRRFSYTKRAYHTPGAPGQPFPPGQTQKNKKLWKLRLALSSLAGVSGNLNTEGKNR